A genomic segment from Polyangium mundeleinium encodes:
- a CDS encoding TIM-barrel domain-containing protein has product MKLASFPLHLLPLPLVVLALAGCSDDPKPTPPDPADPCLRPAENLPEPTRHTPRWAFEPWISKDISDGPDTYAFVSGFRERDIPVGAVVLDSPWETHYNTFIPNPSRYPDFGKMVADMHADGVRVVLWITNLVNAVSYDLEEGGDGYVGASPNLAEGETCGYFVEDSARFAWWKGTGAAVDFMNPSARSWWHEQQNGVLDMGIDGWKIDFGDSYVRLDTVTTAAGPVPHQEYSEAYYQDFLAYGVARRGPEFVTMVRAWDESYDFKGRFFARKEHAPVAWMGDNRRDWVGLEDSLDHMFRSAAAGYVVLGSDIGGYLDRDDKDLLGEQIPLDPVNFARWTAIGALSPFMQLHGRANITPWTVPQNGTEIADIYRFWSKLHHELVPFWYSLSEEAYAGAAVPVRPEGAEASWPKDYRYAIGDALFVAPLLDGTGKRDVTLPAGARYYDFWTPSAAPIEGGTTVAADFSADLQKVPLYFRSGAIVPMHVADEVTGLGNAASAGKLTVLVFPDATSSSFSLHDTDDVVTVVKASATANAASVSISRTLVETLLRVRVEEEPGSVTISGSATTKHATRAALDAAPSGFYYEAETRSAWVKVPAGAGESAIELQKP; this is encoded by the coding sequence ATGAAGCTGGCTTCGTTCCCGTTGCATTTGTTACCATTGCCTCTCGTCGTTCTCGCGCTCGCTGGTTGCTCGGACGATCCCAAACCGACCCCCCCGGACCCGGCGGATCCTTGTCTCCGGCCCGCCGAGAACCTGCCCGAGCCCACGCGCCACACGCCGCGCTGGGCCTTCGAGCCCTGGATCTCGAAGGACATCTCGGACGGCCCGGACACGTATGCCTTCGTGTCCGGCTTCCGCGAGCGCGACATCCCCGTCGGCGCCGTGGTCCTCGATAGCCCGTGGGAAACCCATTACAACACGTTCATCCCGAATCCCTCGCGGTACCCCGATTTCGGCAAGATGGTGGCGGACATGCACGCGGACGGCGTGCGCGTCGTCCTGTGGATCACGAACCTCGTGAACGCGGTCTCGTACGACCTCGAAGAAGGGGGCGACGGCTACGTGGGCGCCTCGCCGAACCTCGCGGAGGGCGAGACGTGTGGGTATTTCGTCGAGGATTCGGCGCGGTTCGCATGGTGGAAAGGCACGGGCGCCGCGGTCGACTTCATGAACCCGTCGGCGCGGTCGTGGTGGCACGAGCAGCAGAACGGCGTGCTCGACATGGGGATCGACGGCTGGAAGATCGATTTCGGCGACAGCTACGTCCGGCTCGATACGGTCACGACGGCCGCGGGGCCCGTCCCGCACCAGGAATACTCGGAGGCCTATTACCAGGACTTCCTGGCCTATGGCGTGGCGCGGCGCGGGCCCGAGTTCGTCACGATGGTCCGGGCCTGGGACGAGTCGTACGATTTCAAGGGCCGCTTCTTCGCCCGCAAGGAGCACGCGCCCGTCGCGTGGATGGGCGACAACCGCCGCGATTGGGTGGGCCTCGAGGACTCGCTCGATCACATGTTCCGCTCGGCGGCCGCGGGGTACGTGGTGCTCGGCTCCGACATCGGCGGGTATCTCGATCGGGACGACAAGGACCTGCTCGGCGAGCAGATCCCGCTCGACCCCGTGAATTTCGCGCGCTGGACCGCGATCGGCGCGCTCTCGCCGTTCATGCAGCTCCACGGCCGCGCGAACATCACGCCCTGGACCGTGCCGCAGAATGGGACCGAGATCGCCGACATCTATCGATTCTGGTCGAAGCTCCACCACGAGCTCGTCCCCTTCTGGTACAGCCTCTCCGAGGAAGCGTATGCCGGGGCCGCGGTCCCCGTGCGGCCCGAGGGCGCGGAGGCGAGCTGGCCCAAGGATTATCGGTATGCGATCGGCGACGCCCTCTTCGTCGCGCCGCTGCTCGATGGCACGGGGAAGCGGGACGTCACGCTCCCGGCAGGAGCGCGTTATTATGATTTCTGGACGCCGTCGGCGGCGCCGATCGAGGGCGGGACGACGGTCGCCGCCGATTTCTCGGCCGATCTGCAGAAGGTGCCGCTGTATTTCCGGTCCGGCGCGATCGTGCCGATGCACGTCGCGGACGAGGTCACGGGGCTCGGCAATGCGGCGTCCGCGGGCAAACTGACGGTGCTCGTGTTCCCGGACGCGACGTCGTCGAGCTTTTCCCTGCACGACACGGATGACGTGGTCACCGTCGTGAAGGCGTCCGCGACCGCGAATGCGGCGTCCGTGTCGATCTCGCGCACGCTCGTGGAGACGCTCCTCCGCGTCCGCGTGGAGGAGGAGCCGGGCAGCGTCACGATCTCCGGCAGCGCGACGACGAAACACGCCACGCGGGCCGCGCTGGATGCGGCCCCCTCGGGCTTTTATTACGAAGCGGAGACGCGCTCGGCGTGGGTCAAGGTCCCGGCGGGCGCCGGGGAGAGCGCGATCGAGCTCCAGAAACCCTGA
- a CDS encoding VOC family protein: MTTQEPSKPAPPNWPRISCSLYYEDSRAAIDWLCRAFGFQVRLLVEGENGSVEHSELGYGEGLIMVGHPKPEKFPYMRAPSQIGGANTQNILVYVDDVEAHCARARDAGARIVKEPATVDYGEEYWSDRGYECVDIGGHHWWFYQRLRDPKTS, from the coding sequence ATGACCACGCAAGAACCGTCGAAGCCGGCCCCGCCGAACTGGCCCCGCATTTCGTGCTCGCTCTACTACGAGGATTCGAGGGCCGCGATCGACTGGCTCTGCCGCGCCTTCGGATTCCAGGTGCGGCTGCTCGTCGAGGGGGAAAACGGGTCGGTCGAGCACTCGGAGCTCGGGTACGGCGAGGGGCTCATCATGGTGGGTCATCCCAAACCGGAGAAGTTCCCGTACATGAGGGCCCCGAGCCAGATCGGCGGCGCGAACACGCAGAACATCCTGGTGTACGTCGACGACGTGGAGGCGCACTGCGCGCGGGCCCGGGACGCGGGCGCGCGGATCGTCAAGGAGCCCGCGACCGTCGATTACGGCGAGGAATACTGGTCGGATCGCGGATACGAGTGTGTCGACATCGGCGGCCACCACTGGTGGTTTTACCAGCGGCTCCGCGATCCGAAGACGAGCTGA
- the parA gene encoding ParA family partition ATPase, which translates to MIIALTGQKGGIGKSTTAVSLAVAALAQGQRVLLVDADPQGTVRTWGEVANEAGHKAPTIVAMGAQMHRPGQLDSVSLAYDLTIIDCPPRHGEITRSALMVADVAVFPCGPTAADAWALTAAIEVFQEARALRDKLAGCVLITRKQGRTALAKSARTALETSGLPVLGTELGFRVAYQEAIAVGKGVTTYAPRDASAKEIHQLLDELTRFHHGQEASRGFAPQAAVA; encoded by the coding sequence ATGATCATCGCGCTCACCGGACAGAAGGGTGGGATCGGCAAGAGCACGACAGCCGTGAGCCTCGCCGTGGCGGCGCTCGCGCAGGGGCAGCGCGTGCTCCTCGTGGACGCCGATCCACAGGGCACGGTGCGCACGTGGGGCGAGGTCGCGAACGAGGCGGGGCACAAGGCGCCGACGATCGTGGCCATGGGCGCGCAGATGCATCGCCCCGGGCAGCTCGACAGCGTCTCGCTCGCGTACGACCTCACGATCATCGACTGCCCGCCGCGCCACGGAGAGATCACCCGATCGGCGCTCATGGTCGCGGACGTCGCCGTCTTCCCCTGCGGCCCGACCGCGGCCGACGCCTGGGCGCTCACGGCCGCGATCGAGGTGTTCCAGGAGGCGCGCGCGCTGCGGGACAAACTCGCCGGCTGCGTGCTCATCACGCGCAAGCAAGGCCGCACGGCGCTCGCCAAGAGCGCGCGCACCGCGCTCGAGACCTCGGGCCTGCCGGTCCTCGGCACCGAGCTCGGGTTTCGTGTGGCGTACCAGGAGGCGATCGCCGTGGGGAAGGGCGTGACCACGTACGCCCCGCGCGACGCCTCCGCGAAAGAGATTCACCAATTGCTCGACGAGCTCACGAGGTTTCACCATGGCCAAGAAGCAAGTCGCGGTTTCGCTCCGCAAGCCGCCGTCGCCTGA
- a CDS encoding SLC13 family permease, producing the protein MSRELAKESSLAPLALRLDPRAFVGFTLAIVAAFVTHRGWLGGPLGLTRPAEITLGIVAVAATLWLTEAVPLFVTSLVILTLELVWLSPALDPAHHGPTLFLNAFFSDVTLLFLGGFVLSVAIERTQLDRRISRALLRRAGTSPQRVLLAMMIATSVIGVWMSNTAACALMLGPAASMLARVPPGDGFRKALLLGIAFSANLGGLATPISSPPNAIVIRYLGAEAPSFAVWMALAVPLQVVLQLLLLVYLGRRYPSGVKAITLDDEAPRPFGRPQALVLGVFVLTVAGWIFGGALSITSGTVALLPVVVFFGTDLLRAPDLRALPWDVILLIGGGLALGAAVEQSGLAAWATQKLPTAGLPPFVVMGVVAVFAVVVSSVMSNTAAVNLLAPVVIGLEGVPSAPLLLVAAFACTLSMPLPVSTPPNAMAYGFSVDPSGRGEFTARDMIVPGTFLTIVGLGVLAAFTKLWFPRFLAF; encoded by the coding sequence ATGTCGCGTGAGCTGGCGAAGGAATCGAGCCTCGCGCCCCTCGCGCTGCGTCTCGATCCGCGCGCGTTCGTCGGGTTCACGCTGGCGATCGTCGCGGCCTTCGTGACGCACCGCGGCTGGCTCGGCGGGCCGCTCGGGCTCACGCGGCCCGCAGAGATCACGCTCGGGATCGTCGCGGTCGCGGCCACGCTCTGGCTCACCGAGGCCGTGCCGCTCTTCGTCACGAGCCTCGTCATCCTCACGCTCGAGCTCGTCTGGCTCTCGCCCGCCCTCGACCCCGCGCACCACGGCCCGACGCTCTTCCTGAACGCGTTCTTCTCGGACGTGACGCTCCTCTTCCTCGGCGGCTTCGTGCTCAGCGTCGCCATCGAGCGCACCCAGCTCGACCGGCGCATCTCGCGCGCGCTCCTCCGCCGCGCGGGCACGTCCCCGCAACGCGTGCTGCTCGCCATGATGATCGCGACGAGCGTGATCGGCGTGTGGATGAGCAACACGGCCGCGTGCGCGTTGATGCTCGGCCCGGCGGCGTCGATGCTCGCGCGGGTCCCGCCGGGGGACGGGTTCCGCAAGGCGCTCCTGCTCGGCATCGCGTTCTCGGCGAACCTCGGCGGCCTCGCCACGCCGATCAGCTCGCCGCCCAACGCGATCGTGATCCGGTACCTCGGCGCCGAGGCGCCAAGCTTCGCGGTGTGGATGGCGCTCGCCGTGCCGCTGCAGGTGGTGCTTCAGCTCCTCTTGCTCGTTTACCTCGGGCGTCGTTACCCGAGCGGCGTGAAGGCGATCACGCTCGACGACGAGGCGCCACGTCCGTTCGGACGGCCGCAGGCGCTCGTGCTCGGCGTGTTCGTGTTGACGGTGGCAGGCTGGATCTTCGGCGGCGCGCTCTCGATCACCTCGGGCACGGTCGCGCTCCTGCCGGTCGTGGTCTTCTTCGGCACGGACCTCCTGCGCGCGCCGGACCTGCGCGCCCTGCCGTGGGACGTGATCCTCCTCATCGGCGGCGGGCTCGCGCTCGGCGCGGCCGTCGAGCAATCGGGGCTCGCCGCGTGGGCGACACAAAAGCTCCCGACCGCGGGGCTGCCACCCTTCGTCGTGATGGGCGTCGTGGCGGTCTTCGCGGTGGTGGTCTCGTCGGTCATGAGCAACACGGCCGCGGTCAACCTGCTCGCGCCCGTGGTGATCGGGCTCGAAGGCGTGCCCTCCGCGCCCCTGCTGCTCGTCGCGGCGTTCGCGTGCACGCTCTCGATGCCGCTGCCGGTGAGCACGCCGCCGAACGCGATGGCGTACGGGTTCAGCGTGGATCCCTCCGGGCGGGGCGAGTTCACGGCGCGGGACATGATCGTCCCGGGTACGTTCCTCACGATCGTCGGCCTCGGGGTGCTGGCCGCGTTCACGAAGCTCTGGTTTCCGCGGTTTCTGGCGTTTTAG
- a CDS encoding AAA family ATPase, whose amino-acid sequence MVPEFPGCTIIATLAEDTRFALHRGQLEDGTPVLVETARARARGEERARIRRAHAIAKDLGETIVPRTLGLVEHGDVFALLRADPGGCTLAELLATRRLRIETALEITIALGRALSTLAAHGIVHRDIAPKNVLFREDDGAVWILHFTSAARVGEESLRTPNPQAPEGTLAYMPPEQTGRTNRPVDHRADLYGLGAVLYEMLTGSPPFTTQDPVALVHAHLARTPKPPHELEPNVPPAVSRLVLKLLAKGADDRYQSARGLVADLETCLTRLRKSGRIDPFPLGGQDRPTMLASAVRLYGRDAERETFASAIERARRGGRELFAIQGAPGMGKTALVLDAATRIGPEDAYIVTGKFDPIGQGLPFSGFGHALGELVRAALAESESELARIRSEIDVALGPNAELVTRVVPEVGLLFGPAEAAPDLGPIESQNRFALVVQRFLSVFTRRRPVLLFLDDLQWADPASLKLLRDLLADPQSSYLLVVVAFRGREDGDGFRAVGRVIDEVEWQGVPVSKVELRPLRPSDVRALVAGLLGCDLADVESLGVLLWSKTSGNPLFIRQLLGTLVREGLVEVDPATGAVVSDEARIEETVTDDIVTLLLDKIGDLSPAAQRTLELASVFGHEFQIDALGALADRPEVEVRADLAAALSEGLVLPVRVRPSTPRGSGKSTPPRPIAPRAFRFSHDKVQQAAYSLLRPEEVPALHLAIGRRLRDEIGMEGEGLFELLLHMSRGIAVMKDPAERLEIARLALDGGQQAKGAAAYEAAIGYLATGMELLGERGWDEHTFLTFALTRDRAACAYLTGQFHEAEQLFALLLSHANSALDRAGVHDLLVVLYVTQGRFADAVRVAREALALLGEALPDEADLEAALAQEQAALAAELEARSIESITSAPPLDDARKRATLRTWMHLVSAAYGTSPSLLFFVCARMVRATLAWGPTELSAYGFSAYGMSLVAARRYEEAHRMGEIALRLHDRLPSPNIACKVYLNQGATLHPFRRPLSACLPFLERAHREGLATGDFSFLSYACFSTTMVRLGIGEDLAVVEQEAEGFLTLMQKTRDATSEAYLRIMYQLIRCLRGRTRGRISLSDREFEEVSFVASLVEKKLPFIACRYHAARLELGLLFHDLELAEKAAAEAETLLPTVVAQYFATEVVFHGAIVAAALLHTGTPADQARRRADLDRREADLAALARSCPETYQHRLDLVRAERARAEGRDAEAIDLFETAIAGACEHGFIKDEALASERAAVHHIMRGRKRLARAYVLDARKAYQRWGARAKVENIAARYEDLWENETPPWDMPANSSPGERSFATLDTATVIRAAQAIAGEILLERVLLRVVRAVIESAGADRGMLLIERGGRLWVEAMMVVDPERLTAGPSVLAEETEELPLSVVEYVRRTREPLLLGDARSDRRFAKDRYMVARSPRSILCTPMLHKGRLVGIIYLEHALATEAFVPARLVLVDFLASQAGAAVESALLYTEVQRVTEELLRTNEGLEEEVARRTRESNETAEQLRVELEQRMLAELERESLQAHIIEVQRERLAELSTPIIPITDDVVVMPLIGAMDRARSDEVMGAALRGASERRARAVILDVTGVKGGDIYIAEALVRTASALKLLGAQAILTGVRADVARSLVGSSAELQGIVTKGSLQAGIAFAMGARKRG is encoded by the coding sequence ATGGTCCCCGAGTTCCCCGGCTGCACCATCATCGCAACCCTCGCTGAGGACACGCGCTTCGCCCTGCATCGCGGCCAGCTCGAGGACGGCACGCCCGTGCTCGTCGAGACGGCGCGTGCCCGCGCCCGCGGGGAGGAACGCGCGCGCATCCGCCGCGCCCACGCCATCGCCAAGGACCTCGGCGAGACCATCGTCCCGCGCACGCTCGGCCTCGTCGAGCACGGCGACGTGTTCGCGCTGCTGCGCGCCGACCCCGGCGGATGCACGCTCGCGGAGCTGCTCGCGACGCGCAGGCTGCGCATCGAGACCGCCCTGGAGATCACGATCGCGCTCGGGCGGGCGCTCTCCACGCTCGCGGCGCACGGCATCGTCCACCGCGACATCGCCCCGAAGAACGTGCTCTTTCGCGAGGACGACGGCGCCGTCTGGATCCTCCACTTCACCTCGGCCGCGCGCGTCGGCGAGGAGTCGCTCCGCACGCCGAACCCGCAAGCGCCCGAGGGGACGCTCGCGTACATGCCGCCCGAGCAGACGGGCCGCACGAACCGCCCGGTCGACCACCGCGCCGACCTCTACGGGCTCGGCGCCGTGCTCTACGAGATGCTGACGGGCTCGCCGCCCTTCACCACGCAGGACCCGGTCGCGCTCGTGCACGCGCACCTCGCGCGCACGCCGAAGCCGCCGCACGAGCTCGAACCAAACGTGCCGCCGGCCGTGTCGCGCCTCGTGCTCAAGCTGCTCGCGAAGGGCGCCGACGATCGGTACCAGAGCGCGCGCGGGCTCGTGGCCGACCTCGAGACGTGCCTCACGCGCCTGCGCAAATCGGGCCGCATCGATCCCTTCCCGCTCGGCGGTCAGGACCGGCCGACGATGCTGGCGTCGGCGGTGCGGCTCTACGGCCGCGACGCGGAGCGCGAGACGTTCGCCTCGGCGATCGAGCGAGCGCGGCGCGGCGGGCGTGAGCTCTTCGCCATCCAGGGCGCCCCCGGCATGGGCAAGACCGCGCTCGTCCTCGACGCGGCCACGCGCATCGGCCCCGAGGACGCCTACATCGTCACGGGCAAGTTCGATCCGATCGGGCAAGGCCTGCCGTTCTCGGGCTTCGGCCACGCGCTCGGCGAGCTCGTGCGCGCGGCGCTCGCCGAGAGCGAGTCCGAGCTCGCGCGCATCCGCAGCGAGATCGACGTCGCGCTCGGGCCGAACGCCGAGCTCGTCACGCGCGTGGTCCCCGAGGTCGGGCTGCTCTTCGGGCCCGCGGAGGCCGCGCCGGACCTCGGGCCGATCGAGTCGCAGAACCGCTTCGCGCTCGTCGTGCAGCGCTTCCTGTCGGTGTTCACGCGGCGCCGGCCGGTGCTGCTTTTCCTCGACGATCTCCAGTGGGCCGACCCCGCCTCGCTCAAGCTCCTGCGCGACCTGCTCGCCGATCCGCAGTCGAGTTACCTGCTCGTCGTCGTGGCGTTCCGCGGCCGCGAGGACGGGGATGGGTTCCGGGCCGTCGGGCGTGTGATCGACGAGGTCGAGTGGCAAGGCGTGCCCGTCTCGAAGGTGGAGCTCCGGCCGCTGCGCCCGTCGGACGTGCGCGCGCTCGTCGCGGGGCTGCTCGGCTGCGACCTCGCGGACGTGGAGTCGCTCGGCGTGCTCTTGTGGAGCAAGACGAGCGGCAATCCGCTCTTCATCCGGCAGCTCCTCGGCACGCTCGTGCGCGAGGGCCTCGTCGAGGTGGATCCGGCGACGGGCGCCGTGGTCTCGGACGAGGCGCGGATCGAGGAGACGGTCACCGACGACATCGTGACGCTCCTGCTCGACAAGATCGGCGACCTCTCGCCCGCGGCGCAGCGGACGCTCGAGCTCGCGTCGGTCTTCGGGCACGAGTTCCAGATCGACGCGCTCGGGGCGCTCGCCGACAGGCCGGAGGTCGAGGTGCGCGCGGACCTCGCCGCGGCGCTGAGCGAGGGGCTCGTGCTTCCTGTGCGCGTGCGGCCTTCGACGCCGCGCGGGTCGGGCAAGTCGACCCCACCCCGGCCGATCGCGCCGCGCGCGTTCCGGTTCTCGCACGACAAGGTGCAGCAGGCGGCCTACTCGCTCCTGCGCCCGGAGGAAGTGCCCGCGCTGCACCTCGCGATCGGGCGGCGGCTGCGCGACGAGATCGGCATGGAGGGCGAAGGGCTCTTCGAGCTGCTCTTGCACATGAGCCGCGGCATCGCGGTGATGAAGGATCCGGCCGAGCGGCTGGAGATCGCGCGGCTCGCGCTCGACGGCGGGCAACAGGCGAAGGGCGCGGCCGCGTACGAGGCGGCGATCGGCTACCTCGCGACGGGCATGGAGCTGCTCGGCGAGCGCGGCTGGGACGAGCACACGTTCCTCACGTTCGCGCTCACGCGTGACCGCGCGGCGTGCGCCTACCTGACGGGCCAGTTCCACGAGGCCGAGCAGCTCTTCGCGCTCCTCCTGTCCCACGCGAACTCGGCGCTCGATCGCGCCGGCGTGCACGACCTTTTGGTGGTCCTCTACGTGACGCAGGGCAGGTTCGCGGACGCCGTGCGCGTGGCCCGCGAGGCGCTCGCGTTGCTCGGCGAGGCGCTCCCGGACGAGGCGGACCTCGAAGCGGCGCTCGCGCAGGAGCAAGCCGCGCTCGCGGCCGAGCTCGAAGCCCGCTCGATCGAGTCGATCACCTCGGCCCCGCCGCTCGACGACGCGCGGAAGCGCGCGACGTTGCGGACGTGGATGCACCTCGTGTCGGCGGCGTACGGCACGTCGCCGTCGCTCCTGTTTTTCGTGTGCGCGCGCATGGTGCGCGCGACGCTCGCGTGGGGGCCAACGGAGCTCTCCGCCTACGGATTCTCCGCCTACGGCATGAGCCTCGTCGCGGCGCGGCGGTACGAAGAGGCGCACCGGATGGGCGAGATCGCCCTGCGCCTGCATGACCGGCTGCCGAGCCCGAACATCGCCTGCAAGGTCTACCTGAACCAGGGCGCGACCCTGCACCCGTTCCGCCGCCCGCTCTCGGCGTGCCTGCCGTTCCTCGAACGTGCGCACCGCGAGGGGCTCGCGACGGGCGACTTCTCGTTCCTGTCGTACGCGTGTTTCTCGACGACGATGGTGCGGCTCGGGATCGGCGAGGACCTCGCCGTCGTCGAGCAGGAGGCCGAGGGCTTCCTCACGCTGATGCAGAAGACGCGGGACGCGACGTCGGAGGCGTACCTGCGGATCATGTACCAGCTCATCCGTTGCCTGCGCGGCCGGACGCGCGGCCGGATCTCGCTCTCGGATCGCGAGTTCGAGGAGGTCTCGTTCGTCGCCTCGCTGGTCGAGAAGAAGCTGCCGTTCATCGCGTGCCGCTACCACGCGGCGCGCCTGGAGCTCGGCCTGCTCTTCCACGACCTCGAGCTCGCGGAGAAGGCGGCCGCCGAGGCCGAGACGCTGCTCCCCACGGTCGTCGCGCAGTACTTCGCGACGGAGGTCGTCTTCCACGGCGCGATCGTCGCGGCCGCATTGCTCCACACTGGCACGCCCGCGGATCAGGCGCGCCGGCGGGCGGACCTCGATCGACGCGAGGCCGATCTCGCCGCCCTCGCGCGGAGCTGCCCGGAGACGTACCAGCACCGGCTCGACCTCGTCCGCGCGGAGCGCGCGCGCGCGGAGGGACGCGACGCCGAGGCGATCGACCTCTTCGAGACGGCGATCGCGGGCGCGTGCGAGCACGGCTTCATCAAGGACGAGGCGCTCGCGAGCGAGCGCGCGGCCGTGCATCACATCATGCGGGGCCGAAAACGCCTCGCCCGCGCCTACGTGCTCGACGCGCGCAAGGCCTACCAGCGCTGGGGCGCGCGCGCGAAGGTGGAGAACATCGCGGCGCGGTACGAGGATCTCTGGGAGAACGAGACGCCGCCGTGGGACATGCCGGCGAACTCGAGCCCCGGCGAGCGTTCGTTCGCGACGCTCGACACGGCCACGGTGATCCGCGCGGCGCAGGCGATCGCGGGCGAGATCCTCCTCGAACGTGTGCTCTTGCGCGTCGTGCGCGCGGTGATCGAGAGCGCGGGCGCGGACCGGGGGATGCTGCTCATCGAGCGGGGCGGTCGTCTCTGGGTCGAGGCGATGATGGTGGTGGATCCCGAGCGGCTGACGGCGGGCCCGAGCGTGCTCGCGGAGGAGACGGAGGAGCTGCCGCTCTCGGTGGTGGAGTACGTGCGGCGCACGCGCGAGCCGCTCTTGCTCGGCGACGCGCGCTCGGATCGGCGCTTCGCGAAGGATCGGTACATGGTGGCGCGCTCGCCGCGCTCGATCCTGTGCACGCCGATGCTGCACAAGGGCCGGCTCGTGGGGATCATCTACCTGGAGCACGCGCTCGCGACGGAGGCGTTCGTGCCGGCGCGGCTCGTGCTGGTGGACTTCCTGGCCTCGCAAGCGGGCGCCGCGGTGGAGAGCGCGCTGCTCTACACGGAGGTGCAGCGCGTGACGGAGGAGCTGCTGCGCACGAACGAGGGCCTCGAAGAGGAGGTCGCGCGGCGGACGCGGGAGTCGAACGAGACGGCGGAGCAACTCCGCGTCGAGCTCGAACAACGCATGCTCGCGGAGCTCGAGCGCGAGTCGCTGCAAGCGCACATCATCGAGGTGCAGCGCGAGCGCCTGGCGGAGCTGTCGACGCCGATCATCCCGATCACGGACGACGTGGTGGTGATGCCGCTCATCGGGGCGATGGACCGAGCGCGCTCGGACGAGGTGATGGGCGCAGCGCTGCGCGGCGCGTCAGAGCGGCGAGCGCGCGCGGTGATCCTGGACGTGACGGGCGTGAAGGGTGGCGACATCTACATCGCGGAGGCGCTCGTCCGAACGGCGTCGGCGCTGAAGCTGCTCGGAGCGCAGGCGATCCTGACGGGCGTGCGCGCGGACGTGGCGCGGTCGCTCGTGGGAAGCTCGGCGGAACTGCAGGGGATCGTGACGAAGGGGAGCTTGCAGGCGGGAATCGCGTTTGCGATGGGCGCGCGGAAGCGCGGCTAA
- a CDS encoding formylglycine-generating enzyme family protein: protein MAAVMSLTASSCGGPTELPKGANTTGVPGPTSSAPPAELVPTAKTAAPSASTSAELMSAAPASEAKAKSPCPDDMAFVDTTYCPDVELECLKKEHNKPNKIIICHEFAEQAQKCKTELRRQRYCIDKYEYPNKAGAHPPVMVDWYDSLQMCQEQGKRLCWESEWVAACEGPKKTPFPYGYKRDPKTCNIDNPWYQPVLKNIYSREAWLQDQELFRLDQSVSSGEMPGCASGFDVHDQTGNVDEWVNAEKNYEKSKWAGLKGGAWGHVRNACRPMTVSHEPEFTYYFVSFRCCADATPDPAAEADPTLWRPPPQPTPKKHGAYSKGWTPKTRAPHQPSPPKP from the coding sequence GTGGCCGCCGTGATGTCCCTCACGGCATCGAGCTGCGGCGGTCCAACGGAGTTACCAAAAGGGGCGAACACGACGGGCGTGCCTGGCCCAACGTCGAGCGCGCCCCCGGCGGAGCTCGTTCCCACGGCGAAAACGGCCGCTCCTTCCGCGAGCACGAGCGCGGAGCTGATGTCCGCGGCGCCGGCGAGCGAGGCGAAAGCGAAGTCGCCTTGCCCGGACGACATGGCCTTCGTCGACACGACGTATTGCCCCGACGTCGAGCTCGAGTGCCTGAAAAAAGAGCACAACAAGCCGAACAAGATCATCATCTGCCACGAGTTCGCCGAGCAGGCGCAGAAGTGCAAGACGGAGCTCCGGCGCCAGCGATACTGCATCGACAAATACGAGTATCCGAACAAAGCGGGCGCGCATCCGCCGGTCATGGTCGACTGGTACGACTCGCTTCAGATGTGCCAGGAGCAGGGAAAACGCCTCTGCTGGGAGAGCGAGTGGGTCGCGGCCTGTGAAGGGCCGAAAAAGACGCCATTCCCTTATGGGTACAAGCGCGACCCGAAAACCTGCAACATCGACAACCCCTGGTACCAGCCCGTCCTCAAGAACATTTATTCGCGTGAGGCCTGGCTCCAGGATCAAGAGCTTTTTCGGCTCGACCAGAGCGTGTCGAGCGGCGAGATGCCCGGCTGCGCGAGCGGGTTCGACGTCCACGATCAAACCGGAAACGTGGATGAGTGGGTCAACGCGGAGAAGAACTACGAAAAGTCGAAGTGGGCCGGGCTGAAAGGCGGCGCCTGGGGCCACGTGCGGAACGCCTGCCGGCCCATGACCGTGAGCCACGAGCCGGAGTTCACCTATTACTTCGTCTCCTTCCGCTGCTGCGCCGACGCCACGCCCGACCCCGCCGCCGAGGCCGATCCGACACTCTGGCGCCCGCCCCCGCAGCCCACGCCGAAGAAACACGGCGCGTACTCCAAGGGGTGGACGCCGAAGACGCGCGCCCCCCACCAGCCGTCGCCCCCGAAGCCGTGA